A single genomic interval of Mycolicibacterium holsaticum DSM 44478 = JCM 12374 harbors:
- a CDS encoding FAD-dependent oxidoreductase — MTDWDHDVDVVVLGSGGAGLTSALTAAVNGASVEVYEKAATVGGTTAVSGGILWIPAHSRSADGELSVDDAMAYLRAQSLGFMDDELVETFVRTGPEMLEFVEANSDLRFEIAEGFPDYKPELPGGRPGGGRSLNAKPFDLSRLGEWRERITSFPADFSNVGIDAETRARIHASLDDDSGDYCVAGTALIAGLLSGLLDRGVVPRTNARAVELIADPLGITGVRITQDGRDFNVRARRGVVLGTGGFEWDPKLVEAYLRGPMRGAVSPPNNTGDGLRMAMAHGADLANMGEAWWVPIVQLPGDTYAGHPRSRSVRLERTRPRSIIVNQAGRRFLNEAGEYNSMAGPFHYLDPRHGYANDPAWIVFDSQHLKRYGFLGVEPGGQAPDWFSPSADLAELEAKTGIDADGLARTLSAWNDAVAHESDPDFGRGSSAYDGYWGDDKAATTAGKTLGPLDTAPYYAVPVSIGAMGTKGGPRTDRDGRVLHVSGAAIPGLFAAGNAMAGATGKAYGGAGGTIGPAMVFGYRAGLAVSTRAQPAK; from the coding sequence GTGACGGATTGGGACCATGACGTCGACGTGGTCGTTCTCGGCAGTGGCGGGGCGGGACTGACCTCGGCGCTCACTGCTGCGGTGAACGGCGCCTCGGTGGAGGTCTACGAAAAGGCGGCCACGGTCGGTGGCACCACGGCGGTTTCCGGTGGAATCCTGTGGATTCCCGCACATTCGCGCTCCGCCGACGGTGAGCTGAGCGTCGACGACGCGATGGCCTACCTGCGCGCGCAGTCGTTGGGGTTCATGGACGACGAACTGGTCGAGACGTTCGTGCGCACTGGCCCGGAAATGCTGGAGTTCGTCGAGGCCAACAGCGACCTGCGCTTCGAGATCGCCGAAGGCTTCCCGGATTACAAACCGGAGCTGCCCGGCGGTCGGCCCGGCGGCGGAAGGTCCCTGAACGCCAAACCGTTCGACTTGTCCCGCCTCGGAGAGTGGCGTGAGCGCATCACGTCGTTTCCCGCCGACTTCAGCAACGTCGGTATCGACGCCGAGACCAGGGCGCGCATCCATGCATCGCTCGATGACGACTCCGGCGACTACTGCGTGGCCGGAACCGCGTTGATCGCCGGGCTGCTGAGCGGACTGCTCGACCGCGGCGTGGTACCCCGGACCAATGCCAGGGCGGTCGAGCTCATCGCCGACCCGCTCGGCATCACCGGTGTGCGAATCACCCAGGACGGCAGAGACTTCAACGTGCGCGCCCGCCGCGGCGTCGTACTGGGCACCGGCGGATTCGAATGGGATCCGAAACTGGTCGAGGCATATCTGCGCGGCCCGATGCGCGGAGCGGTGTCCCCACCGAACAACACCGGCGACGGGCTGCGCATGGCGATGGCGCACGGGGCGGATCTGGCCAACATGGGCGAGGCCTGGTGGGTGCCGATCGTGCAGTTGCCCGGCGACACCTACGCCGGCCATCCGCGCAGCAGAAGCGTCCGGCTGGAGCGCACCCGGCCGCGCAGCATCATCGTCAACCAGGCGGGCAGAAGGTTTCTCAACGAAGCAGGCGAGTACAACTCGATGGCAGGGCCGTTTCACTACCTCGACCCGCGGCACGGTTACGCGAACGATCCCGCCTGGATCGTGTTCGACTCGCAGCATCTCAAGCGGTATGGGTTCCTCGGCGTCGAACCCGGCGGGCAGGCCCCGGACTGGTTCTCACCGTCGGCCGACCTCGCGGAGCTCGAAGCCAAGACCGGCATCGACGCCGACGGGCTGGCACGCACGCTTTCGGCGTGGAACGACGCCGTCGCTCACGAGAGCGATCCCGACTTCGGCCGTGGGTCAAGTGCTTACGACGGATACTGGGGTGACGACAAGGCGGCGACGACAGCAGGCAAGACGCTGGGTCCGCTCGACACGGCGCCCTATTACGCGGTACCGGTGTCGATCGGCGCGATGGGCACCAAGGGCGGTCCGCGTACCGACCGCGATGGCCGGGTGCTGCATGTCAGCGGCGCGGCCATCCCGGGGCTGTTCGCCGCGGGCAACGCGATGGCCGGTGCGACAGGCAAGGCGTACGGCGGTGCGGGCGGGACGATCGGCCCGGCAATGGTATTCGGTTACCGCGCGGGGCTTGCGGTTTCGACGCGCGCCCAGCCGGCGAAGTAA
- a CDS encoding IclR family transcriptional regulator, giving the protein MASGEGSKGGGRRKAEPGSGVPNGAPGSQTLARGLAALQLVATARAGLTAQEVADSIGVHRTIAYRLLSTLSQFRLVAKGEDGRYRAAAALAVLGASFDNNVRQLSLPTLRALADELGSTVSLLVAEGDQQVAIAVIVPTNVFYQMSFHEGSRYPLERGAAGIALLASMPPRPGERDLVPLARKQGWVITHGEVEPNTYGLAVPVRREPPSPPTCINLISHREDVVIGGKDAVVKAANELSAILS; this is encoded by the coding sequence ATGGCGTCGGGTGAGGGTTCAAAAGGCGGCGGACGCCGCAAGGCGGAGCCCGGTTCCGGCGTGCCCAACGGTGCGCCCGGCTCACAGACGTTGGCCCGCGGGCTGGCCGCGCTGCAGTTGGTCGCGACGGCACGGGCGGGACTCACCGCGCAGGAGGTCGCCGACAGCATCGGGGTGCACCGCACGATCGCGTATCGGCTGCTGTCCACGCTGTCGCAGTTTCGGCTGGTGGCCAAGGGCGAGGACGGGCGTTATCGCGCGGCGGCCGCCCTCGCGGTGCTCGGGGCGTCCTTCGACAACAACGTGCGCCAACTCAGCCTGCCGACACTTCGCGCGCTGGCCGACGAACTCGGCAGCACCGTGTCGTTGCTCGTCGCCGAGGGCGATCAGCAGGTCGCGATCGCGGTGATCGTGCCGACCAACGTCTTCTACCAAATGTCCTTCCATGAGGGCAGCCGCTATCCGCTCGAGCGCGGGGCAGCGGGGATTGCGCTCCTTGCCAGCATGCCGCCGCGGCCAGGAGAACGCGACCTCGTTCCGTTGGCCCGCAAGCAGGGTTGGGTGATCACCCACGGTGAGGTGGAGCCGAACACCTACGGTCTGGCCGTTCCAGTGCGACGAGAGCCGCCGTCGCCGCCCACGTGCATCAACCTCATCTCTCATCGCGAAGATGTCGTGATCGGCGGCAAAGACGCGGTTGTCAAGGCGGCCAACGAATTATCCGCGATCCTCAGTTGA
- a CDS encoding alpha/beta fold hydrolase, whose protein sequence is MSEFESIWSDLQGVPFSQGYLDAGGVCTRYLHAGDPGNPVVVFLHGSGGHAEAYVRNLEAHAEHFSTWSIDMLGHGYTDKPGYPLEVHHYVQHLIAVLDAIGVERAHLSGESLGGWVAARAAVDHPGRIDKLVLNTAGGSQADPEVMKRIITLSMAAAENPTWETVQARIKWLMADKSKGYDDIVASRQRVYRQPGFVAAMKDIMALQDPQIRARNLLGAAEYGSITAPTMVVWTSDDPTADVAEGRRIASMIPGARFELMPGCGHWPQYEDPKTFNRLHLDFLLGRHG, encoded by the coding sequence GTGTCGGAGTTCGAGAGCATCTGGAGTGATCTTCAGGGCGTCCCGTTCTCGCAGGGCTACCTCGATGCCGGGGGAGTGTGCACCCGTTATCTGCACGCAGGCGACCCCGGCAACCCCGTCGTGGTGTTCCTGCACGGCTCCGGCGGACATGCCGAGGCCTACGTCCGCAACCTCGAAGCGCACGCCGAACACTTCTCGACGTGGTCGATCGACATGCTCGGGCACGGATACACCGACAAGCCCGGGTATCCGCTGGAGGTGCATCACTACGTGCAGCATCTGATCGCGGTCCTGGATGCGATCGGCGTGGAGCGTGCCCACCTCAGCGGTGAATCGCTGGGCGGCTGGGTGGCGGCCAGGGCCGCGGTCGACCACCCCGGGCGCATCGACAAGTTGGTGCTCAACACCGCAGGCGGTTCGCAAGCCGATCCCGAGGTGATGAAGCGCATCATCACCTTGTCGATGGCCGCGGCGGAGAATCCGACCTGGGAGACCGTGCAGGCGCGCATCAAATGGTTGATGGCCGACAAGTCCAAGGGCTACGACGACATCGTCGCGAGCAGGCAGCGCGTGTACCGGCAACCCGGCTTCGTTGCTGCGATGAAAGACATTATGGCGCTGCAGGATCCACAGATCCGTGCGCGCAACCTGCTCGGCGCTGCCGAGTACGGATCGATCACCGCACCGACGATGGTGGTGTGGACCAGTGATGATCCGACAGCCGACGTCGCCGAGGGGCGGCGCATCGCCTCGATGATCCCCGGCGCACGGTTCGAGCTGATGCCCGGTTGCGGACACTGGCCCCAGTACGAAGACCCCAAGACCTTCAACCGCCTGCACCTCGACTTCCTTCTGGGGCGACACGGATGA
- a CDS encoding bifunctional 3-(3-hydroxy-phenyl)propionate/3-hydroxycinnamic acid hydroxylase, producing the protein MTEHVDVLIVGAGPSGLTLANILGLHGVRTVVAEERDTLIDYPRGVGLDDEALRTFQSIGLVERVLPHTVPNQILRFFDAKRRLLAEMAPPDARFGWPKRNGFVQPMVDAELFGGLERFDHVDVRFGYQMQTCVEGDDGVTVKFAGGQDAVHARYVVGCDGGRSATRRLMGVSFDGTTSSTRWLVVDVANDPLGHPNSEVGADPVRPYVSISIAHGIRRFEFMIHPDETDEQADDPAFVRRMLAQRVPHPDQVDIIRHRVYTHHSRIASSFRKGRLLLAGDAAHLMPVWQGQGYNSGIRDSANLGWKLAAVVTGQAGDALLDTYDVERRKHARAMIDLSTMVGRVISPTNRRVAGLRDRVIHAASVVPTLKRYVLEMRFKPMPRYQHGAVFHAEHRSENSPTGTLFIQPRVDTRDRQNVLLDEVLGTGFAVLCWSNNLRAVLGANAFDRWKALGARFIEARPMTQLHWPGHDDADVVVVGDKTGALKGWFDTYTDSVLFLRPDRCIAAACIAQRAAETSESLFDVLCLTPGGGSGSHDNTGTVLYVAQPAAESTGTVAGSP; encoded by the coding sequence ATGACCGAACACGTGGATGTCCTCATCGTCGGCGCAGGCCCGTCCGGGCTGACCCTCGCGAACATCCTCGGGCTGCACGGGGTGCGAACAGTGGTCGCGGAGGAACGCGACACGCTCATCGACTATCCGCGCGGGGTCGGCCTCGACGATGAGGCGCTGCGCACCTTCCAGTCGATCGGGCTCGTCGAACGCGTCCTGCCGCACACGGTGCCGAACCAGATCCTGCGGTTCTTCGATGCCAAGCGGCGACTCCTCGCCGAAATGGCCCCGCCCGATGCGCGTTTCGGGTGGCCCAAGCGCAACGGCTTCGTGCAACCCATGGTCGATGCCGAATTGTTCGGCGGACTCGAGCGTTTCGATCACGTCGATGTGCGGTTCGGGTATCAGATGCAGACCTGTGTGGAAGGCGACGACGGGGTCACGGTGAAGTTCGCCGGTGGGCAGGACGCCGTGCACGCCCGTTATGTGGTCGGCTGCGACGGCGGCCGCAGCGCGACGCGCCGGCTGATGGGCGTGTCGTTCGACGGCACCACGTCCTCGACGCGCTGGTTGGTCGTCGACGTTGCCAACGACCCACTCGGCCATCCGAACAGCGAGGTGGGCGCGGACCCGGTGCGGCCCTATGTCTCGATTTCCATCGCCCACGGCATCCGCCGCTTCGAGTTCATGATCCACCCCGACGAGACCGACGAGCAGGCCGACGACCCCGCATTCGTCAGACGGATGCTGGCACAACGGGTTCCGCATCCCGACCAGGTCGACATCATCCGGCACCGGGTGTACACCCACCATTCGCGAATCGCATCGTCGTTCCGCAAGGGGCGGCTGCTGCTGGCCGGCGACGCAGCGCACCTCATGCCGGTGTGGCAGGGGCAGGGCTACAACAGCGGTATCCGCGACTCCGCCAACCTCGGGTGGAAGCTGGCCGCGGTGGTGACCGGCCAGGCCGGCGACGCCCTGCTCGACACGTACGACGTCGAGCGCCGCAAGCACGCCAGGGCGATGATCGATCTGTCCACCATGGTGGGCCGGGTGATCTCACCCACCAACCGGCGGGTGGCCGGCCTGCGCGACCGGGTCATCCATGCCGCATCGGTGGTGCCGACGCTGAAACGCTACGTGCTCGAAATGCGGTTCAAGCCGATGCCGCGCTATCAGCACGGGGCGGTGTTCCACGCCGAACACCGATCGGAGAACTCCCCGACGGGCACGCTGTTCATCCAGCCGCGCGTCGACACCCGCGATCGACAAAACGTGCTGCTCGACGAGGTGCTCGGTACCGGCTTCGCGGTGCTGTGCTGGAGCAACAATTTGCGGGCAGTACTGGGCGCCAACGCATTCGACCGTTGGAAAGCGCTGGGCGCCAGGTTCATCGAGGCGCGGCCGATGACCCAACTGCACTGGCCGGGACACGACGACGCCGACGTGGTGGTGGTCGGCGACAAGACCGGCGCGCTCAAGGGGTGGTTCGACACCTACACCGACTCGGTACTCTTCCTGCGTCCCGACCGTTGCATCGCCGCCGCCTGCATCGCCCAACGCGCGGCCGAGACCAGCGAATCACTCTTCGATGTCCTCTGCCTGACACCGGGAGGAGGTTCAGGTTCTCATGACAACACTGGCACTGTGCTGTATGTCGCACAGCCCGCTGCTGAATCTACCGGGACCGTCGCAGGATCTCCTTGA
- a CDS encoding 3-carboxyethylcatechol 2,3-dioxygenase, producing MSHSPLLNLPGPSQDLLDEIDTALAGARQFVADYDPQLVVVFSPDHYNGFFYRTMPPFCIGTAAQGVGDYGTYAGPLDVPADLATDCARAVLESGIDVAISASMDVDHGTVQPLQKLFGDATARPVIPIFINSVATPLGPLRRVRALGAAVGTHLARLGKRVLIVGSGGLSHDPPVPTLASAPAAALERIVYGAPMTPEQRRARQVAVMEAARAFAHGDSPLQPLNPDWDAAFLELIDANRLTEVDAWPNDWIEKEAGHSAHEIRTWVAAFGALAAHGPYRTGHRFYRAAPDLIAGFAVRTAVLDV from the coding sequence ATGTCGCACAGCCCGCTGCTGAATCTACCGGGACCGTCGCAGGATCTCCTTGACGAGATCGACACCGCGCTGGCGGGTGCGCGTCAGTTCGTCGCCGACTACGACCCGCAACTGGTCGTCGTCTTCTCACCCGACCACTACAACGGGTTCTTCTACCGGACCATGCCGCCGTTCTGTATCGGCACCGCCGCGCAGGGGGTCGGCGACTACGGCACCTACGCCGGCCCGCTCGACGTGCCCGCTGACCTCGCGACCGACTGCGCCCGAGCGGTTCTGGAGTCCGGGATCGACGTGGCGATCTCGGCGAGCATGGACGTCGACCACGGCACCGTGCAGCCGCTGCAGAAACTGTTCGGCGACGCCACCGCGCGGCCGGTGATACCCATCTTCATCAACTCGGTCGCCACCCCGCTGGGGCCGCTGCGTCGGGTGCGCGCGCTGGGCGCCGCGGTGGGCACCCACCTCGCGAGGCTGGGTAAGCGGGTGCTGATCGTGGGATCCGGTGGCCTTTCCCATGACCCGCCGGTTCCGACGCTGGCGAGCGCGCCCGCGGCCGCGCTGGAACGCATCGTCTACGGTGCGCCGATGACGCCTGAGCAGCGCCGGGCCCGGCAGGTGGCGGTGATGGAGGCAGCCCGCGCGTTCGCCCACGGGGACAGTCCGTTGCAACCGCTCAACCCCGACTGGGACGCCGCGTTTCTCGAGTTGATCGACGCCAACCGGCTCACCGAGGTCGACGCCTGGCCCAACGACTGGATCGAAAAGGAGGCCGGCCACTCCGCGCACGAGATCCGCACGTGGGTAGCGGCCTTCGGGGCCCTGGCCGCCCACGGGCCCTACCGCACCGGGCACCGGTTCTACCGCGCCGCACCCGATCTGATCGCCGGGTTCGCGGTCAGGACGGCGGTGCTCGATGTCTGA
- a CDS encoding FAD-binding protein, which produces MSEAFDHTVDVLVVGSGGGGMTAALAADAFGLDTLVVEKSPQFGGSTALSGGGIWVPGAPSQRQQGYTPDPDGVVEYLRRITGGLVSDERLTQYVRSAPEMMEFLEKLSPWFEFVWKPGYADYYPELPGGSELGSTINVPAIDLRKLGDEEQNLLQPLALAPKGIWFAPKDLRLFYQVRQNWRGKAVLVKLIWRMVRARVFGDRMAAIGQSLAARMRLALKQQNVPLWLSAPMTELITDVDGAVTGAVIERDGRAQRIGARRGVILAAGGFDHDMQWRRQHLPVLDRVRDLAGADKDWSFGNPANMGEGIRAGEKVGAATELLDEAWWFPAICWPDGRLQFMLNERMMPAQFVVNGAGERFINEAAPYMDFAHAMIEGQRTGVTHIPCWLITDIGSFHRYVVAGHLPIPKIPFAPVPTGWKVPKAWLDSGVVHEATNWEELADKIGVPRDQLRQTAERFNALARAGHDDDFNRGESAYDNYYGDPTLPNPNLHPLGKPPYYAFQIILGDLGTSGGLRTDEHARVLRGDDSIVKNLYAVGNTAAAVMGRSYAGAGATIGPAMTFGYVAAKHIAEQPTDPAVTGRRQDRSDRR; this is translated from the coding sequence ATGTCTGAGGCGTTCGATCACACCGTCGATGTGCTCGTCGTCGGGTCCGGCGGTGGCGGTATGACCGCGGCGCTGGCCGCCGACGCGTTCGGCCTCGACACGCTGGTCGTGGAGAAGTCACCGCAGTTCGGCGGCTCCACCGCGCTGTCGGGCGGGGGGATCTGGGTGCCCGGGGCACCGTCGCAACGCCAACAGGGCTATACCCCTGACCCCGACGGTGTCGTGGAATACCTGCGCCGGATCACCGGCGGCCTGGTCAGCGACGAGCGGCTGACCCAGTACGTCCGCTCCGCACCGGAGATGATGGAGTTCCTGGAGAAGCTCAGCCCCTGGTTCGAGTTCGTCTGGAAACCGGGCTACGCCGACTACTATCCCGAACTGCCCGGCGGCTCCGAGTTGGGCAGCACCATCAACGTGCCGGCCATCGATCTGCGCAAGCTCGGCGACGAAGAGCAGAACCTGCTGCAACCGCTGGCTCTGGCGCCCAAGGGAATCTGGTTCGCGCCCAAGGACCTTCGGTTGTTCTACCAGGTGCGACAGAACTGGCGGGGTAAGGCCGTGCTCGTCAAGCTGATCTGGCGGATGGTCCGCGCGCGGGTGTTCGGGGACCGGATGGCCGCTATCGGTCAGTCGCTGGCCGCGCGCATGCGACTGGCCCTCAAACAGCAAAACGTCCCGCTGTGGCTGAGCGCGCCCATGACCGAGCTGATCACCGACGTCGACGGCGCCGTGACGGGCGCCGTGATCGAGCGCGACGGCCGCGCGCAGCGCATCGGCGCGCGTCGCGGCGTGATCCTGGCCGCCGGCGGCTTCGACCACGACATGCAGTGGCGCAGACAGCACCTGCCGGTACTCGACCGGGTCCGTGATCTCGCCGGTGCGGACAAAGACTGGAGCTTCGGCAACCCGGCCAATATGGGCGAGGGTATCCGCGCGGGGGAGAAGGTCGGCGCCGCCACCGAACTGCTCGACGAGGCATGGTGGTTCCCGGCTATCTGCTGGCCCGACGGCCGACTGCAGTTCATGCTGAACGAGCGGATGATGCCCGCGCAGTTCGTGGTCAACGGGGCCGGCGAGCGGTTCATCAACGAAGCCGCGCCCTACATGGATTTCGCGCACGCGATGATCGAAGGGCAGCGCACGGGGGTCACCCACATCCCGTGCTGGCTGATCACCGACATCGGCTCGTTTCACCGCTACGTCGTCGCCGGCCACCTGCCGATCCCGAAGATCCCGTTCGCGCCGGTGCCCACCGGTTGGAAGGTGCCCAAGGCGTGGCTGGATTCCGGCGTCGTACACGAAGCCACCAACTGGGAAGAACTGGCGGACAAGATCGGTGTGCCCAGAGACCAATTGCGCCAAACCGCTGAGCGGTTCAACGCGCTGGCGCGCGCCGGCCACGACGACGACTTCAACCGCGGTGAGTCCGCCTACGACAACTACTACGGCGACCCGACGCTGCCCAATCCGAACCTGCATCCGCTGGGCAAACCGCCGTACTACGCGTTCCAGATCATCCTCGGTGATCTCGGAACGTCCGGCGGCCTGCGCACCGACGAGCACGCCAGGGTGCTGCGTGGTGACGACAGCATCGTCAAGAACCTCTACGCGGTGGGCAACACGGCGGCGGCCGTGATGGGCCGCAGCTACGCCGGAGCCGGTGCGACCATCGGTCCCGCAATGACATTCGGCTATGTGGCGGCCAAACACATCGCCGAGCAGCCGACCGACCCGGCCGTCACCGGCCGTCGCCAAGACCGATCCGACCGTCGATAA
- a CDS encoding LLM class flavin-dependent oxidoreductase — protein sequence MRISLFYEFPLPRPWSDDDEHKLFQDGLDEVELADKAGFSTVWLTEHHFLEEYCHSTAPEIFLSAASQRTENIRLGFGIMHLPPVVNHPARVAERVATLDLVSNGRVEFGTGESSSVGELGGFGIDPADKRAMWEEALEVSIRCMTEEPFTGYSGQHIEMPARNVVPKPLQKPHPPVWVACTRPASVAMAAQKGLGALSFAYTGPGPLTERVNGYYKEFEENGVPVTPQMNPNILAIGGDLSMMVAPTDEQAIERLGKGGGFFAFGIMHYYMTGMHTPGRTGVWKRHLEEIEKDPSIVYGPDRGPIGSPATVREFLRGYEQSGVDELILLLTPRRHEETMESIELMGKEVLPEFIERDQKAAAEKAKRLEPILEKAEARRPESTSPMFDESYAFGGLPTGRQNYTANEVALAMDEMTEGIETAAKKLKSGEGWTSRNPAADQS from the coding sequence ATGAGGATCTCGCTGTTCTACGAATTCCCGCTACCGCGGCCGTGGAGTGACGACGACGAACACAAGCTTTTCCAGGACGGTCTCGACGAGGTCGAGCTTGCCGACAAGGCCGGCTTCTCGACGGTGTGGCTCACCGAACACCATTTCCTCGAGGAGTACTGTCACTCCACCGCGCCGGAGATCTTCTTGTCGGCGGCCAGCCAACGCACCGAGAACATCCGGCTGGGGTTCGGCATCATGCACCTGCCTCCGGTTGTCAACCACCCCGCCCGCGTCGCCGAGCGCGTCGCCACCCTCGACCTGGTTTCGAACGGTCGCGTCGAGTTCGGCACCGGAGAGTCCTCGTCGGTCGGCGAACTGGGCGGGTTCGGGATCGACCCCGCCGACAAACGTGCCATGTGGGAAGAGGCGCTGGAGGTCTCGATCCGCTGCATGACCGAGGAACCGTTCACCGGATACTCCGGCCAGCACATCGAGATGCCTGCGCGCAACGTCGTACCCAAGCCGCTGCAGAAGCCGCACCCACCGGTCTGGGTGGCCTGCACCCGCCCCGCATCCGTCGCGATGGCGGCGCAAAAGGGCCTGGGCGCGCTGAGTTTCGCCTACACCGGCCCCGGCCCGCTGACCGAGCGGGTCAACGGCTACTACAAGGAGTTCGAGGAGAACGGTGTCCCGGTGACACCGCAGATGAACCCGAACATCCTGGCCATCGGCGGCGATCTGTCGATGATGGTGGCCCCTACCGACGAGCAGGCCATCGAACGGCTCGGCAAGGGCGGCGGGTTCTTCGCGTTCGGCATCATGCACTACTACATGACCGGAATGCACACACCGGGCCGAACAGGTGTGTGGAAGCGCCATCTCGAGGAGATCGAGAAAGACCCGAGCATCGTCTACGGCCCCGACCGCGGCCCCATCGGCAGCCCGGCCACCGTGCGCGAGTTCCTACGCGGCTACGAGCAAAGCGGTGTGGACGAACTCATCCTGCTGCTGACACCGCGCAGGCATGAAGAGACGATGGAGTCGATCGAGCTGATGGGCAAGGAGGTGCTGCCCGAGTTCATCGAACGTGACCAGAAGGCCGCCGCCGAGAAGGCCAAGCGCCTCGAACCCATCCTCGAGAAGGCCGAGGCCCGGCGGCCCGAGTCGACGTCGCCCATGTTCGACGAGAGCTATGCGTTCGGCGGGCTGCCCACCGGCCGCCAGAACTACACCGCCAACGAGGTCGCCCTGGCGATGGACGAGATGACCGAGGGCATCGAGACGGCGGCCAAGAAGCTGAAGTCAGGAGAAGGGTGGACGAGCCGCAACCCGGCCGCCGATCAGAGCTGA
- a CDS encoding coniferyl-alcohol dehydrogenase — MGQIADLWRYDGRRVVVTGCSSGIGEQVARQVCELGAEVVGLDIRPPAVPFGRFVSLDLSDPASIDAAVASIGGRVDALFNVAGVSSGIGDPLRVVTINFLGTRQFTEALVPSMPPGSSIANVSSLAASGYRQNADVTAGLVATATTADGIQWCKSHPDAVADGGGYRLSKEAIILYGMANVAMLGAKGIRINCTAPGVTDTPILDQLRSAYGQEFLDAFKTPLGRTAGPEEQASVLVFLNSRAASYITGQVIWVDGGTIGETDLAGSVPRR, encoded by the coding sequence ATGGGCCAGATTGCCGACTTATGGCGCTACGACGGCCGCCGGGTCGTGGTCACCGGATGCTCCTCGGGCATCGGGGAACAGGTCGCACGCCAGGTCTGTGAACTCGGTGCGGAGGTGGTCGGGCTCGACATCCGGCCACCCGCAGTGCCATTCGGCCGGTTCGTTTCGCTCGACCTGTCCGATCCGGCCTCGATCGATGCGGCGGTCGCGTCGATCGGGGGCCGGGTGGACGCCCTGTTCAACGTGGCCGGGGTGTCATCGGGCATCGGTGACCCGCTGCGGGTGGTGACGATCAACTTCCTCGGCACTCGCCAGTTCACCGAGGCGCTGGTGCCGTCGATGCCGCCCGGGTCCTCGATCGCCAACGTGTCGTCGCTGGCGGCGTCGGGATACCGGCAGAACGCCGACGTCACCGCCGGGCTGGTCGCCACCGCGACCACTGCCGACGGAATCCAGTGGTGTAAAAGCCATCCCGACGCCGTCGCCGACGGCGGTGGCTACCGGCTGTCCAAGGAGGCGATCATCCTGTACGGGATGGCCAACGTCGCGATGCTGGGCGCCAAGGGAATCCGGATCAACTGCACGGCGCCCGGGGTCACCGACACGCCGATCCTCGACCAGTTGCGCAGCGCCTACGGTCAGGAGTTCCTGGATGCCTTCAAAACCCCGCTGGGCCGCACCGCCGGACCGGAAGAACAGGCCAGCGTGCTGGTGTTCCTGAACAGCCGCGCCGCCAGCTACATCACCGGACAGGTGATCTGGGTGGATGGTGGCACAATCGGCGAGACCGACCTTGCCGGGTCGGTGCCGCGACGATGA
- a CDS encoding cyclase family protein: protein MATMKDFRRVAEEVRNWGRWGDDDELGTLNFITRDKVAEAAATVRQGKVIPLGGDFGSAGPQGAFQFRQNPVHVMTVDGGDANTLVQYAPQWLRNSVAQQLSSFFADNPFRFNDDMIVMPLQAGTQWDALSHVYYEDKLYNGFPADSVTSFGAFHCGIDKVDVKGITSRGVLLDVVAHRGADVFCEPGNPITPAELDDIANSQGVQIRRGDIVVVHTGWWTRFLSTGDGAEPGSGLDWICASWLHDNEVAAVAADNLMVEDPDPANGVEGTFLPMHMLCLRDMGLMLGEYWDLTGLAADCAADGVYEFQLIAPPLKVVGAVGAPVSPIAIK, encoded by the coding sequence ATGGCCACCATGAAAGACTTTCGCCGCGTCGCCGAGGAGGTCCGCAACTGGGGACGATGGGGCGACGACGACGAGTTGGGTACGCTCAACTTCATCACCCGGGACAAGGTGGCCGAAGCGGCCGCCACCGTCCGCCAGGGCAAGGTGATCCCGCTGGGCGGTGACTTCGGCTCAGCGGGCCCCCAGGGTGCGTTTCAGTTCCGACAGAACCCCGTTCACGTCATGACCGTCGACGGCGGTGATGCGAACACCCTGGTTCAGTATGCACCGCAGTGGCTGCGCAACTCCGTCGCGCAGCAGCTGAGTTCGTTCTTCGCCGACAACCCGTTCCGCTTCAACGACGACATGATCGTGATGCCGCTGCAGGCCGGCACCCAATGGGACGCGCTGTCGCACGTCTACTACGAGGACAAGCTCTACAACGGTTTCCCTGCGGACTCGGTGACCAGTTTCGGCGCCTTCCACTGCGGTATCGACAAGGTCGACGTCAAGGGCATCACCTCGCGCGGCGTGTTGCTCGACGTGGTGGCGCACCGCGGCGCCGACGTGTTCTGCGAGCCCGGAAACCCCATCACCCCAGCAGAACTCGACGACATCGCGAACAGCCAGGGTGTGCAGATCCGGCGCGGCGACATCGTCGTCGTCCATACCGGGTGGTGGACGCGGTTCCTGTCCACCGGCGACGGCGCCGAGCCCGGCTCCGGCCTGGACTGGATATGCGCGTCGTGGCTGCACGACAACGAGGTCGCGGCGGTGGCCGCTGACAACCTCATGGTCGAAGATCCCGATCCGGCCAACGGCGTGGAAGGCACCTTCCTGCCGATGCACATGCTCTGTCTGCGCGATATGGGCCTGATGCTGGGCGAGTACTGGGATCTGACCGGTCTGGCTGCCGACTGCGCCGCCGACGGCGTCTACGAATTTCAGCTGATCGCACCACCGTTGAAGGTGGTCGGCGCGGTCGGCGCACCCGTCAGCCCGATCGCGATCAAGTAG